Below is a genomic region from Drosophila albomicans strain 15112-1751.03 chromosome 2R, ASM965048v2, whole genome shotgun sequence.
aattgtTGTATAGACCTccagcaaaatatttacaagttGTACAAAAACCACCTTAACTAATAAACAAATCCATGTTATACTAGATTTAACTATATAAGTGCCAAAATATTAATCTATTAAAGTAAGATGGTTTACAGTAACTCACAATGTTACTTTTAATGACTTTGGAATTAGTACGAACTTACTCTATTcgataaaaattatttgttaaattattgtatgaaaaacaaagctaattcacaaattatttaataacagAATATTAACACCGAACtccaaatataaaatgcagaaTTCTTATCcgaaattacaataaattagaAAGTCATTTTTATTACGACAAAGCTTCTTTCGCGTATATTCAAACCCataaacataatttcatttcataccTTAGCTTTGACCACTAAccatataatacaatataatataatgatcGCGTCTTTGGTTTAAGCTTTTAGAATATCATAGCTGACTTGCACCATAAAACTCAGCTCTAATTTAGAAAACCGATAAAGCGGTTGCactatatcatttttataattctatatatatatatacatatatttttgctctttcgcatataaaaataataattttccgCCTCGTTCTTTTATTAAGtgattaacaaaaaaaaaaattaataaaacaaataataagtaaattttctAACAATGTATATTCTCTTATAAATGAGGTTCTTCGATGCCTTTAGTTAGAATTGGTTGTGACGATAAAACTATTTCCATTCTGGCTGATGTTGTGGACACACCACTTTGTGACTTTTTAACTTTGGTATTTCCGATACGAagtctaaaataaaaataattattgtattatactcaacattttccatttaataaaaacactcACCGATTAGCCAACGCTTTCAACACATctcttttcaaaattgttgctataaataaaatgataccTTGACCACAAGAAATCACATCAATAATCTGCATTGATATGTCGAACATTTGTCCAAAATAGGAAATGATTTCAAGTATCCAGAAGACGCCCATAATGACAAAGAGCCGGAAAAATGTTCCAAAACTAAcgtaaaaaaaagtgaatggTATAATTAAGAGCAAGAGAAATAGGGTACTTAGTCAGAGTCCTCAAATTTCGTTGACGGTCCGATTGGGTTAGCTGACGTCTATTGGTCCTATTTTGAAAGAATATCTTAGAGGCGGTAATAATAAATAGCGTTGTGTTGAATGTTAAGTAAATACTAATTGGACCATAATAGTAGATTATCGACGACCAAGCTGAGGCtatataattaatacaaacaaaattgtaaaaattaaacaatttttaaattagtatCTTACTGTCAAtccaacaaaaatattctcCGACATTAGGTGACCAGTTTGAATTTCCAATTACAAAATCAGCAAAAAGTGTTAATAAAAGTTGTACTGCTGCAACGCCCCAAACAAAGAtgttatatttgtaaaattttgaCCCGTGACTTATCCCAATGTTGTTAAATGTTTTCCATAAATCatagtttataattaaaagcCAGAGAAACGTGGAAATTGTAATGTAGTACCCAATATATCCTATGATAtagtgaatattttaaattaatggtatagttaaaattttaaattaatgaaaaattattcatCCTCAATCATACCTGTTAGTTTGCACAATAATACTTGATTTGACTTTATCCAATCAAATCTTATCATAACAATAAGTATAAAAGTTAGAGTCAGGCACCCAAAATAACATAAGCAGCATTGTCGATAAACACCTTTAAAACATGGCAATAGcagatatacaaatataaccATAATATAGAAGAATATCGATACAGATTGGACTggaaaaaatagaattttaaagaCAGCTCAGttataagaaatttttttcatatgTATTACAGAAAATTCGTTCATTTGAAAagataataaattgtatactTACTATATGCGTTAGTAAGGTCAGGGGGAATTAGGCAATGATGCGGTACAAGCCTGTAAGTATTCTGAAATTTTTGAGGCTGTAAGCAATAATCCGCTTTTGAAAGTTGAGCGCCATCGAAATGCCTCAGAAGAATGCCATCCTAATGAAAAATttgcttattaaaataaaggtTTAAAGTTAGTTTGTTAAGCTTATACCTCAAACAAAGTCCACTCGTGATTTGGATTGTCAGGGTTAAGGGGTAAATGATCGTCACAAGGTACAGGAAGATGTTGTTGCACCATAAACTCCAAGACATTAACATGTTTAATTTGAGTTTCATTATAAGTTATGTTTAAGAAAGAGTTGTAATGTAAATTCTGGTCGACATTTCCGCATTCTCGTTTATCCTGCACAAGAGTTTGATTTGGGTTACAACAAAACCGAATGCAGGTCTTTATGTGGCAAATGCAGCCCCTTATGTGGTTGGGAATTATTTCAGTTTTCCCATTAAATAGAATTTGGTAGTTGTATTCTCCAGTTTCTTCCTTTGGTATTATTATATCTTCGTATAGGTACGACccattttcaaatttcctGCTGTATGTCAGATCGACGGTATCCAAATAATCACATTTTTCAATACGCCCTAATGTCTCAGCTATAAATACACTGAGTATAACAAAAGCCCGTATCACATTCTTCATTTCACAGAAGATAAGCTTTCAAAATTCCACAAGAAATAAACTGTTCAATGTTTTGTGAGCACAACGTATTTTAGTACCATATGCAATCATTGAAGTAACACAATAAACTGAGATTCAATTCTTTACTTACTTAATATTCCACAgtttttcaaaattgattactcacacttttatttttaacaagtaagaaagttacagtcgagtgtgctcgactgtgagatacccactacccattttgaataaaaatattgcggtattttttaaaaaatataccaaaaattcaaatatactaaaaatatatcaaactgtatattttttatatcgatatagtaccacattcaaaatttaccatagacgggttttcccatacaaaagtatttctttaataacttgcaCTATTTTTATCGCAATCACATTTTCAgaaatactatagtatttattgtatacaccaaaattcgcagctgtagcttgaaaattacgcttgttattcgattatattgatttgcgggggcggaaatgggcgtggcaaaacttttaaaacaaacttgatctgcgtgcaaacataacaaatgctgtcgaaaaaaattatagccctatctcttatagtctctgagatttaggtattcatacggacggacggacagacacacagacggacagacggacatggctagattgtctcggctgttgatgctgatcaagaatatatatactttatagggtcggatatgcctccttctacctgctacatacatttgctgccggcacaaagttatactacccttctaccctatgggtagaaGTGTTTTATACATTCGtattcaaatgtaaatatacttatattcaAACCGCAAAGTACATATGGAATAAAGTATTACCTCCTTGGACAACAATCAAATAATTGCTTTATGTTTCacattaagtaaatatttattacatttatattaccTATACtatatcatttatatttattgtacacATGTACATAAAAGTGTATTTTACTTGATGCCTATGAGACACAACCTAATTTTTAATAGTAATATATgcaaagaataaattattttttcattaggattaatgcaatttaatatttttctctttttgcgTAGAAATTACTATTATTGGAAGAACTGATTTCaaatgtgttgttttttttctcaattggaattatatatttataaaaacgCCCTTATAATTTATTGGTGGTATTTTACACATCCTGTTATGAGCATTAATCAGCGTTGCCATTTAACTCTAATATTCATTATAGTCGTTGGTTTCGACATCGGTGTTGGTgcctttatttattatttatatatcaaaCACTTGtcacaatttattaaaagtacatatattaaaatggcTTGGGTAGTACTGGACCTGCACATTTCCATTGTAGAATTCTCCTATACTATTGAAGTGTGGCTACGCTTACTATGTAAACTTCATAAAGAATGTCGGATAAGCAGTCCTACTTACGGTTCTTGAAtaaattactatatatattataactttgtgcctacaGAAAATGCATGTAATAAGCAGAAAGGACATATCCGATCCCAATAACTACATATCTTTTTGATCATCGTCAAAAGCCACTTCCGTCCATACACATGAACACGGAGATCTCAGAGACTCTAAGGGGTAGGCTATATTTTTAccgtcgagcacactcgactataacTTACATATTATTTGTGTAGCTGCCAATTTACATATATCATCAGGTATTTGAAGATTTGAATGCGTATGTTTAGCAACTTGATCATGTCCAGTCATCTAACATAACTGTATAAAGACAACGACttaaatagaaattgtttcatataattttatataactGCACGAGCACACAATTAGCCAGTTCGAAGTTTGTAAAAGAAGAGACCGATCTATAATTGACTTGTAAGACCGATTTTTGCAAGCTTACCATAAATTCAACACGTCCTCTCACACATAGCATTACGAATAAGaagattaaattatatttcacatttgcaATTCGGTTTGTATGCATATCTGGAGAAGTTTAAAATATGACTCAGCATTCGCTGGACttcttcaattatttatgaGACTAAAATTGCCACGCAGATATAAAAAGTTAGCTATTGGTAAAGACATCCGCAAGTTTATTTTCTGTGGGTATACGCAGACATACTTAAGATAAATATCACTAGTTTCTATTCGTTCTCTTACAAACTGATCACAAAAACTATAggtattattgtatatttactctagcattaaaattacgattgttattagatttttgtcaatttgcggGATCGGAAGTGGGCGtatcaaaaatttgaaacaaacttgaccTGCATGCAAACCAAAGAACTCCAATACTCGCATTTTTGTTGATTCCGCTCATAcgcaaaaatttcattcaattcaagTCATTGAGCGAAACTCAGCAAtgaataacaagtaagaaagttacagtcgagtgtgctcgactgtgagatacccgctacccatttttaataaaggcaaaatatcgcggtatcatttttaaaatataccgaaaatactaaaaaatactaaaaatataccaaatggtatatttggtatatcgatatagtacaccattcaaaatataccataaacggcacaatgtgccagattgtcggccaaagcaactcagacctctagtaagtaggcgtttttgcccatacaaaagtatttctttaataacttccacaatttttatctgatcgcaaccaacttttcaggaatcataactactacagtagctactagctttaaaattacacttgttattcgattttttttaatttgcgggggcggaagtgggcgtggcaaaaatttgaaataaacttgatctgcgtgcaaacataacaaatgctgtcgaaaagcaaatatagtctcttatagtctctgagatctaggtgttcatacggacagacacacagacggacagacggacatggctatatcgtctcggctgttgacgctgatcaagaatatatatactttatagggtcggagatgcctccttcttcctgttacatacatttcctgccggcacaaaattataatacccttctatcctatgggtagcgggtataaatatacataattgaatttacatttCTACTTACGTAtgtgtttttataaattataaattagttATAAGTATTGGATTATTCCAAAGTAATTTAACACACTcaaatgtaattatttctatatttacattaaaaattctaaaaattaatgttttacttttttattaacatatgaTATATGGTTCTTAACAGAACCATACGCACACAAAATTCTTAATACTGTAGGctatataatataaagttATTTGCACAAATTAGGGCTTCACAAAATGATCATCAAAGCGAAGCCCAAACTCCAAAAGTTAGTAAGATTACTCCTtcactatttaatttaaagtaaattccGTTAGCCCTTACTAAGAAGCAgcttttcaaaatatgatCTGAAAATTCAGGCGTCAAATAATTGAATGTACAAATCATCATGATGGCAAAACACGGGTCGGTATGTGTGTAAATATAGTACAATGCAGCGATCTCGCTCTGACGATGCAGATGTGCTTTCGTATTAAGATCAACAAGAATTAAGAATTTTTCTATTGCTATTGGTTTTATGcaccaaatttttaaatatccaAAAGAAATTAAGGAGCTCTCCTCTTTCAAGTGTAATTGATTCATATTTGACACTTGATTTCTTACTCTTGTCTTAACATCTGACATAGCGCCAAGTATCGGAATGGGGCATTTGGTTTTCTTGGTTGTGTTTCTCTTTGTTGTCTGCATTTATACTGTATATTATGTAAACTAAATCCCAGTTGccttttgttgaaatttttctagtgatgcattttttatacaaacaggctttataattttttgatatGTTATACAAAAGAAagtcaattccttcaatagtTGTTAGAAAACCACATAGGAGCCCAACACTTAGCGTAATTTCGTCtgcaaatgtatttatttttcgtatatatgctaatgaatttttgaatattcaGCCTAGTTAGAGATATATTATATCCGAACACAAGCAAATATACCTTATTAAGCTTTCTTTGTAACCATCTCGTTCAAGAACTCACACCGTTATGCACCCATCCCCGTCCTcgtacccatttttaataaaagcgaaacagagaggtattaaaaacttaaattaatatacagaaaaaatattgaaatgtcccgaaaactatatttggtatatggacgTTTGAAATAAgctataaaattcaaaatataccatttactCAACCAAAGCCACAAAGACccgaataataatttaattcaattttatgtgTCGCGGTAAAAAATCTCAAACAAATTTATCTGCATACTTGATCTTGACAATCGTAGTTGcggtaatataataataataaaattcttgaaattgaaattcgaaTATGTAGGGCTAGCTGGATAGTTATTATACGGCCGTTTTTTAATCAAAAGATTTTCTTACCCTACCGTAGTTTGTCggagtaaatattatttgcgtGCTATTTGCTAAGAACTTGGAACAAAACTAATTTACTAGATACTAAATtccaaaccaaaaacaatattttgtggAAGCATAATCTCATGCAACCACGTCGTCTTAGGTAAGTCGACCAAGCGTAATTATATAGCCACAACGCAAGGGTACCCCGGCGAAGGCTCAAACGGGAGTATAATAGTTCGCACAAATCGACAGGTTTTCTGGGAGGGTTGGGTCACAACTGAAAT
It encodes:
- the LOC117574701 gene encoding probable G-protein coupled receptor Mth-like 11; translation: MKNVIRAFVILSVFIAETLGRIEKCDYLDTVDLTYSRKFENGSYLYEDIIIPKEETGEYNYQILFNGKTEIIPNHIRGCICHIKTCIRFCCNPNQTLVQDKRECGNVDQNLHYNSFLNITYNETQIKHVNVLEFMVQQHLPVPCDDHLPLNPDNPNHEWTLFEDGILLRHFDGAQLSKADYCLQPQKFQNTYRLVPHHCLIPPDLTNAYIQSVSIFFYIMVIFVYLLLPCFKGVYRQCCLCYFGCLTLTFILIVMIRFDWIKSNQVLLCKLTGYIGYYITISTFLWLLIINYDLWKTFNNIGISHGSKFYKYNIFVWGVAAVQLLLTLFADFVIGNSNWSPNVGEYFCWIDTSAWSSIIYYYGPISIYLTFNTTLFIITASKIFFQNRTNRRQLTQSDRQRNLRTLTNFGTFFRLFVIMGVFWILEIISYFGQMFDISMQIIDVISCGQGIILFIATILKRDVLKALANRLRIGNTKVKKSQSGVSTTSARMEIVLSSQPILTKGIEEPHL